A genomic window from Providencia alcalifaciens includes:
- the sfsA gene encoding DNA/RNA nuclease SfsA, with protein sequence MEFIPPLKSATLIKRYKRFLADVVTPEGEEMTIHCANTGAMTGCATPGDTVWYSTSDNPKRKYPYSWELTQTKNDHLICINTLRANQLVAEALAKKHIPELSDYSIVTPEVKYGSENSRIDFLLTQEGLADCFIEVKSVTLLENNHGYFPDTQTTRGQKHLRELTLIAKGGKRAILMFVILHSGIHVVSVAAHIDSQYAALLEQAITNGVEVLCYQVDISKQKMQIGTSIRFTPTKSF encoded by the coding sequence ATGGAATTTATCCCCCCTTTAAAATCAGCCACATTAATTAAACGCTATAAACGTTTTTTAGCGGATGTCGTCACACCCGAGGGAGAGGAAATGACGATACACTGCGCAAATACCGGGGCGATGACGGGCTGTGCAACCCCCGGAGATACCGTATGGTACTCCACATCGGATAACCCAAAACGAAAATATCCGTACAGTTGGGAGTTAACGCAAACCAAAAATGACCATCTGATTTGTATTAATACGCTGCGGGCGAACCAATTAGTGGCAGAAGCATTGGCAAAAAAGCATATTCCAGAATTATCTGACTACAGTATAGTGACCCCAGAAGTGAAGTATGGCAGCGAAAACAGTCGGATTGATTTTTTACTCACTCAAGAGGGATTAGCTGATTGTTTTATTGAAGTAAAATCTGTTACTTTGCTGGAAAATAACCATGGCTATTTTCCTGATACTCAGACAACCCGAGGACAAAAACACCTTAGAGAGCTGACTTTGATTGCTAAAGGAGGAAAACGCGCCATACTTATGTTTGTAATTTTACATAGCGGTATCCACGTAGTATCCGTAGCAGCACACATTGACTCTCAATATGCAGCGTTATTAGAACAAGCTATAACCAATGGCGTCGAAGTTCTGTGTTATCAAGTGGATATATCTAAACAAAAAATGCAAATAGGGACATCAATTCGCTTCACCCCGACTAAGTCATTTTAG
- the dksA gene encoding RNA polymerase-binding protein DksA has translation MQEGQKRKTSSLSILAIAGVEPYHEKAGEEYMNEAQLAHFKLILEAWRNQLRDEVDRTVTHMQDEAANFPDPVDRAAQEEEFSLELRNRDRERKLIKKIEKTLKKVEDEDFGYCESCGVEIGIRRLEARPTADLCIDCKTLAEIREKQMAG, from the coding sequence ATGCAAGAAGGGCAAAAACGTAAGACATCGTCCTTAAGCATTCTCGCCATTGCCGGGGTTGAGCCCTATCATGAGAAGGCTGGCGAAGAGTACATGAACGAAGCCCAATTGGCGCATTTTAAGCTCATTCTCGAAGCATGGCGCAATCAACTCAGAGATGAAGTGGACCGGACTGTTACTCATATGCAAGATGAGGCAGCTAACTTTCCAGACCCCGTTGATAGAGCCGCTCAGGAAGAGGAATTCAGCCTCGAATTACGTAACCGCGACCGCGAACGTAAATTGATCAAGAAGATCGAAAAGACGCTGAAGAAAGTTGAAGATGAAGATTTTGGCTACTGCGAATCTTGTGGTGTGGAAATTGGCATCCGTCGTTTGGAAGCGCGTCCAACAGCAGATTTGTGCATCGACTGTAAAACATTAGCAGAAATCCGCGAAAAGCAGATGGCTGGCTAA
- the pcnB gene encoding polynucleotide adenylyltransferase PcnB, whose amino-acid sequence MPKRGARDTQAAGERPVTPSASEKKSERKTRHEQNTRHDQNTRQTKKAVRPSKRSDAQTQKRTSVTKQESITVIPRAEHTISRDDISENALKVLYRLNKNGYEAYLVGGGVRDLLLGQKPKDFDITTNATPEQIRKLFRNCRLVGRRFRLAHIMFGPEIIEVATFRGHHDQEVDDKNLSSQAQNGMLLRDNIFGSIEEDAIRRDFTVNSLYYNIDDFSVRDYVNGLQDLKEGVIRLIGDPETRYREDPVRMIRAVRFACKLNMRIEPNTAEPIHRLAPLLREIPSARLFEESLKLLQAGYGYATYKMLNQYHLFEQLFPVIASRFTENGDSPMEKVIEQVLKNTDFRLKNDKRVNPAFLFAAMLWYPVTEHAEKLSQEGGLAYYDAFALAMNDILDEQCRSIAIPKRITTTMRDIWMLQLRLPRRQGRRANKLMEHPKFRAAFDLLELRANVEHRNELQELALWWNDFQQANAQKQREMISELGSAPTRRRQRPHRSSQSSNRKPNKS is encoded by the coding sequence ATGCCAAAGCGTGGTGCGCGAGACACACAGGCAGCCGGTGAAAGGCCAGTCACTCCTTCTGCATCAGAGAAAAAATCTGAGAGGAAAACTCGGCATGAGCAGAATACTAGACATGACCAGAATACGAGACAAACAAAGAAAGCGGTTCGTCCCTCTAAACGTTCCGATGCTCAAACACAAAAGCGAACATCCGTGACGAAACAAGAATCGATTACCGTTATTCCACGCGCTGAGCACACAATCTCGCGTGATGACATCAGTGAAAATGCACTGAAAGTGTTGTACCGCCTCAATAAAAATGGCTATGAAGCCTATTTAGTTGGCGGGGGTGTACGTGATTTATTATTAGGCCAAAAGCCAAAAGATTTCGATATCACCACCAATGCAACCCCAGAACAAATTCGCAAGCTATTTCGTAATTGCCGACTGGTTGGTCGTCGATTCCGCCTTGCTCACATTATGTTTGGTCCAGAAATTATTGAAGTCGCCACCTTCCGAGGTCACCACGACCAAGAAGTCGATGATAAAAACCTGTCATCTCAAGCGCAAAATGGCATGCTGCTTCGCGACAACATTTTCGGTTCCATTGAAGAAGATGCTATCCGCCGTGACTTCACCGTCAACAGCCTGTATTACAACATTGATGATTTCTCCGTACGCGATTACGTCAATGGGTTACAAGACTTAAAAGAAGGTGTCATTCGTCTGATAGGCGACCCAGAAACACGCTACCGTGAAGATCCGGTTCGTATGATCCGCGCCGTTCGTTTCGCCTGTAAACTGAATATGCGCATCGAGCCAAATACCGCAGAGCCGATTCATCGCTTAGCCCCGTTGCTGCGTGAAATCCCTTCCGCTCGACTGTTTGAAGAGTCATTAAAATTACTTCAAGCCGGTTATGGCTACGCCACCTATAAAATGCTGAATCAGTACCATCTGTTTGAACAACTGTTCCCTGTGATTGCGAGTCGCTTCACTGAGAATGGTGATTCACCAATGGAAAAAGTCATTGAACAAGTGTTAAAAAACACCGATTTCAGACTAAAAAATGATAAGCGCGTCAACCCTGCATTTTTATTTGCAGCCATGTTATGGTATCCCGTCACTGAGCACGCAGAGAAACTATCACAGGAAGGCGGTCTCGCTTACTATGATGCCTTTGCACTTGCCATGAACGATATACTGGACGAACAGTGCCGCTCTATCGCAATCCCAAAACGTATCACCACCACCATGCGTGATATCTGGATGTTGCAATTACGCTTACCTCGTCGCCAAGGGCGCCGTGCGAATAAATTGATGGAACACCCGAAATTCCGTGCAGCCTTTGATTTATTAGAGCTTCGAGCCAATGTGGAACACCGTAATGAGCTACAAGAACTCGCTTTATGGTGGAATGACTTCCAACAAGCCAATGCTCAGAAACAGCGTGAAATGATTTCGGAACTCGGTAGTGCGCCAACTCGCCGCCGCCAACGTCCGCATCGTTCATCACAATCCAGTAATAGAAAACCGAATAAATCATAA
- the folK gene encoding 2-amino-4-hydroxy-6-hydroxymethyldihydropteridine diphosphokinase has translation MEQVYIAIGSNLGEPLKQAQQAIAALDAIPSTRVVSTSSIYRTKPLGPQDQPDYLNLAVLLETELEPEDLLNHTQKIELDLGRVRNDQRWGPRTLDLDIMLFGNRVIHTERLTVPHYGLKEREFMLYPLSDITPSLIFPDGEKLSERLTHVPRNGLMLWE, from the coding sequence ATGGAGCAAGTGTACATTGCCATTGGCAGCAACTTAGGCGAGCCACTGAAGCAAGCACAACAAGCGATTGCCGCATTAGATGCGATTCCAAGCACTCGCGTTGTGAGCACTTCCTCTATTTATCGAACTAAACCCCTCGGCCCACAGGATCAGCCTGATTATCTCAATCTGGCGGTATTACTGGAAACTGAACTCGAACCTGAAGACTTGCTCAATCATACCCAAAAAATTGAACTGGATTTAGGACGCGTTCGTAACGATCAGCGCTGGGGGCCGAGAACATTAGATCTCGATATCATGCTGTTTGGCAATCGAGTGATCCACACCGAGCGCTTAACTGTTCCACATTATGGGCTAAAAGAGCGTGAGTTTATGCTGTACCCGCTCAGTGATATTACCCCTTCCCTGATTTTTCCTGATGGTGAAAAACTGTCAGAAAGACTTACACATGTCCCTCGAAATGGCCTAATGCTTTGGGAATAA
- the panB gene encoding 3-methyl-2-oxobutanoate hydroxymethyltransferase, protein MKPISLADLCQYKKEKHKFATITAYDASFAQLFAEQGIQVMLVGDSLGMTIQGETSTLPVTVEQIAYHTRCVRKGAPNAFIIADMPFMSYATPEQACANAAILMQAGANMVKIEGGSWLCETVKMLCERSVPVCGHLGLTPQAVNVLGGYKVQGRDEVTANQLIKDAIALENAGIQLLVLECVPTSLANQVTEELLLPVIGIGAGNGTDGQILVMHDALGITAKPPKFAKNFLAEAGNIHDAIRLYIQEVEQEIYPSDAHSFS, encoded by the coding sequence ATGAAACCCATTTCTCTTGCTGATTTGTGTCAATATAAAAAAGAGAAACACAAATTTGCCACCATTACCGCCTATGATGCCAGTTTTGCTCAACTGTTTGCTGAGCAAGGTATCCAAGTGATGCTGGTTGGTGACTCCTTAGGTATGACTATCCAAGGCGAAACCAGTACCCTTCCTGTCACTGTCGAGCAAATTGCTTACCATACCCGCTGTGTACGCAAAGGCGCCCCTAACGCATTTATCATCGCTGATATGCCTTTTATGAGTTATGCCACCCCTGAGCAAGCCTGTGCCAATGCCGCTATTTTGATGCAGGCTGGGGCAAATATGGTGAAAATAGAAGGCGGCAGCTGGCTATGTGAAACCGTCAAAATGCTGTGTGAACGTTCCGTACCGGTTTGTGGCCACTTAGGTTTAACCCCGCAAGCGGTGAATGTCCTTGGGGGTTATAAAGTCCAAGGTCGTGATGAAGTCACCGCCAACCAGCTTATTAAAGATGCGATTGCTCTTGAGAATGCAGGCATTCAACTGCTGGTTCTTGAATGTGTACCGACATCTCTTGCTAACCAAGTCACTGAAGAATTGTTGTTACCTGTCATTGGAATTGGTGCGGGTAATGGCACTGATGGGCAAATTCTGGTGATGCATGATGCACTAGGGATCACGGCCAAACCACCAAAATTTGCGAAAAACTTTTTGGCTGAAGCGGGCAATATTCATGATGCTATTCGCCTATATATTCAAGAAGTTGAGCAAGAAATTTATCCGAGTGACGCTCACTCATTTTCGTAA
- the panC gene encoding pantoate--beta-alanine ligase, translated as MRIVETSPILRREIRRWKQEGKRIAFVPTMGNLHDGHLTLIDQAKQQADIVIASIFVNPMQFDRQSDLANYPRTLQEDCEKLKRKNVDLVFAPSATEFYPEGMDNQSYVEVPEISTMLEGASRPGHFRGVATVLTKLFNLVQPDIALFGEKDYQQLQLVRKLVTDLSFDIQVVGVPIVRAKNGLALSSRNNNLSAEELKIAPQLFAIMQKAGEKLADSPAAATGLIGEMEASLRQAGFTPDELFIRDADNLGELTVSSRRAVILMAAWLGQTRLIDNLQVELPLDIA; from the coding sequence ATGCGGATCGTTGAAACATCGCCAATCTTGCGCCGTGAAATTCGTCGCTGGAAACAAGAAGGCAAACGCATTGCGTTTGTCCCAACGATGGGCAATTTACATGATGGGCACCTGACACTGATTGACCAAGCTAAACAGCAAGCCGACATTGTCATTGCCAGCATTTTTGTCAATCCAATGCAGTTTGACCGTCAATCCGATTTAGCCAATTACCCACGCACCTTGCAGGAAGACTGCGAAAAACTGAAACGTAAAAATGTCGATTTAGTTTTCGCCCCGTCTGCCACCGAGTTTTACCCTGAAGGTATGGACAACCAAAGTTACGTTGAAGTACCTGAAATTTCTACCATGTTAGAAGGGGCTAGCCGTCCTGGGCATTTCCGTGGCGTTGCAACAGTACTGACCAAGCTATTCAATCTCGTTCAGCCTGATATCGCATTATTTGGTGAGAAAGATTATCAGCAGCTTCAGTTAGTGCGTAAATTGGTGACTGACCTTTCTTTCGATATTCAAGTTGTTGGCGTGCCGATTGTGCGGGCCAAAAATGGCTTAGCACTGAGTTCCCGTAATAATAATTTGTCTGCTGAAGAGCTGAAAATCGCACCACAATTATTTGCCATTATGCAAAAAGCGGGCGAGAAATTGGCTGATTCTCCCGCTGCTGCTACGGGTTTAATTGGTGAAATGGAAGCGTCTTTGCGCCAAGCCGGATTTACCCCTGACGAATTATTTATTCGCGATGCAGATAACCTCGGTGAACTGACGGTTTCCAGCCGCCGCGCCGTAATTTTAATGGCTGCGTGGTTAGGTCAAACCCGTTTAATCGACAATCTGCAAGTCGAGTTACCGCTCGATATCGCTTAA
- the panD gene encoding aspartate 1-decarboxylase codes for MQRKMLLGKLHRATVTQADLHYEGSCAIDQDFLDAVGILEYEAIDIYNVDNGERFSTYAIAGERGSKIISVNGAAARRAAVGDKLIICTYGMLPDEEARQHQPKVAYFDANNTMSRIAKAVPVQVA; via the coding sequence ATGCAAAGAAAAATGCTACTAGGTAAGCTCCACCGCGCCACCGTCACTCAAGCTGACCTCCATTATGAAGGCTCTTGCGCTATCGATCAGGATTTCTTAGATGCCGTTGGCATTTTAGAATACGAAGCTATCGATATTTATAATGTGGATAATGGCGAACGTTTTTCGACCTATGCAATTGCAGGGGAACGCGGTTCTAAAATAATCTCTGTCAATGGTGCAGCGGCACGTCGCGCGGCGGTTGGTGATAAACTCATTATTTGTACTTACGGCATGTTGCCTGACGAAGAAGCCCGCCAGCATCAACCCAAAGTGGCTTACTTTGATGCGAACAACACCATGAGCCGCATTGCTAAAGCCGTACCGGTTCAAGTGGCTTAA
- a CDS encoding ABC transporter permease — MISLYWVALKTIWIKEVTRFGRIWVQTLLPPVITMSLYFVIFGNLIGSRIGDMGGVDYMQFIVPGLIMMAVITNSYSNVCSSFFGSKFQKNIEELLVAPVPTHVIIAGFVGGGVARGILVGFLVTVVSLFFIPLQVHSWVMVVVTLLLTAIVFSLAGLLNAIFAKTFDDISIIPTFVLTPLTYLGGVFYSLSLLPPFWQAVSKLNPIVYMISGFRYGFLGIADVSIVVTLSVLMVFLIIFYALTWYLIERGRGLRS; from the coding sequence ATGATCTCGCTATATTGGGTTGCCCTAAAAACGATTTGGATCAAAGAGGTCACTCGCTTTGGTCGTATCTGGGTGCAAACGTTGTTGCCACCTGTGATCACCATGTCGCTCTATTTTGTGATTTTCGGAAACTTAATTGGTTCACGAATTGGTGATATGGGCGGCGTAGACTACATGCAGTTTATTGTCCCTGGTCTTATCATGATGGCGGTGATCACTAATTCATACTCCAACGTCTGTTCGTCATTTTTTGGTTCTAAATTCCAGAAAAATATCGAAGAGTTATTAGTCGCTCCCGTACCGACTCACGTGATTATTGCGGGTTTTGTTGGTGGCGGTGTGGCACGTGGGATTTTAGTAGGTTTTTTAGTCACCGTTGTCTCCTTGTTCTTCATTCCATTACAGGTGCATTCTTGGGTAATGGTAGTGGTAACACTGCTGCTGACGGCGATTGTATTCTCCCTTGCTGGTTTATTGAATGCGATTTTTGCCAAAACCTTCGATGATATTAGTATTATTCCGACCTTCGTATTAACGCCGCTAACGTATTTGGGGGGAGTTTTCTATTCGTTATCTTTACTGCCTCCATTCTGGCAGGCGGTTTCTAAGCTCAACCCAATTGTGTATATGATAAGCGGCTTTAGATATGGATTTTTAGGCATTGCAGATGTGTCTATCGTCGTGACTTTGAGTGTATTAATGGTGTTTTTAATTATTTTCTATGCTTTGACATGGTATTTAATTGAACGAGGTCGTGGATTAAGAAGTTAA
- a CDS encoding ABC transporter ATP-binding protein codes for MTYALELSQLTKTYAGGVKALRGIDLSVEDGDFYALLGPNGAGKSTTIGIISSLVNKTSGSVKVFGYDLDKQVVLAKQQLGLVPQEFNFNPFETVLQIVLNQAGYYGVPRSVANQRAEQYLTQLDLWEKRDERARNLSGGMKRRLMIARALMHQPKLLILDEPTAGVDIELRRSMWTFLKKLNAQGTTIILTTHYLEEAEMLCRNIGIIQHGELVENTSMKQLLSQLESETFIFDLMPKSPIPSLTGYESRLVDTSTLEVDVKREQGLNGVFSQLSDQGIQILSMRNKANRLEELFVSLVKKDNQVSEQEGAQ; via the coding sequence ATGACTTACGCACTGGAACTATCGCAGCTGACCAAAACCTATGCAGGTGGCGTGAAAGCGTTGCGTGGCATTGATTTAAGCGTGGAAGATGGTGATTTCTATGCCTTACTTGGACCGAATGGTGCAGGAAAATCAACAACGATTGGCATTATTAGCTCATTGGTCAACAAAACCAGTGGCTCGGTGAAAGTGTTTGGCTATGACTTAGATAAGCAAGTTGTGCTGGCTAAACAACAACTTGGATTAGTGCCTCAAGAGTTCAACTTTAACCCGTTTGAAACGGTCTTACAGATTGTTTTAAACCAAGCGGGTTACTATGGCGTTCCTCGTAGTGTGGCAAATCAACGCGCTGAACAGTATCTCACACAGTTAGATCTGTGGGAAAAACGTGATGAACGCGCCCGTAATTTATCCGGGGGAATGAAACGCCGCCTGATGATAGCTCGTGCCTTGATGCATCAACCAAAGCTGTTGATCCTCGATGAACCGACAGCCGGTGTTGATATTGAATTACGTCGTTCTATGTGGACGTTCCTGAAAAAGCTGAATGCACAGGGCACCACCATTATTTTGACCACTCACTATTTGGAAGAAGCAGAAATGCTGTGCCGTAATATCGGAATCATTCAGCATGGTGAGCTGGTGGAAAATACCAGTATGAAGCAGCTTTTAAGCCAGCTAGAGTCAGAAACGTTTATTTTCGATTTGATGCCAAAAAGCCCAATTCCAAGTCTAACGGGGTATGAATCTCGCTTAGTGGATACGTCAACTCTCGAAGTGGATGTGAAACGTGAGCAAGGGCTAAATGGTGTATTCAGCCAGTTAAGTGACCAAGGAATTCAAATTTTGAGTATGCGCAATAAGGCTAACCGCCTTGAAGAGCTGTTTGTCAGCTTAGTGAAAAAAGATAACCAAGTTTCTGAGCAGGAAGGTGCGCAATGA
- the can gene encoding carbonate dehydratase: MMRKIEELFANNEAWSASVKEKDPEFFKELSKAQKPRFLWIGCSDSRVPAEKLINAAPGDLFVHRNVANLVIHTDLNCLSVIQYAVDVLEVEHIIICGHYGCGGIEAAVDNTELGLINNWLLHIRDIWYRHSSMLGELKPCERLDRLCELNVVEQVYNLGHSTIMQSAWKRGQKIMIHGWVYGINNGRLHDLHITSDSREKLELGYRESISKLTQKK; this comes from the coding sequence ATGATGAGAAAAATTGAAGAGCTGTTTGCTAATAACGAAGCATGGTCAGCGTCTGTAAAAGAAAAAGATCCTGAATTCTTTAAAGAATTGTCAAAAGCTCAAAAACCAAGATTTCTATGGATCGGCTGTTCAGACAGTCGAGTGCCTGCCGAAAAGCTGATCAACGCAGCCCCAGGGGATCTCTTCGTTCACCGTAATGTGGCGAACTTAGTTATCCATACGGACTTAAACTGTTTATCAGTTATTCAGTATGCTGTTGATGTTCTGGAGGTCGAGCACATTATTATCTGTGGTCACTATGGATGTGGTGGTATTGAAGCTGCGGTGGATAACACCGAATTAGGTTTGATCAATAACTGGTTATTACACATTCGAGATATCTGGTATCGCCATAGCTCTATGTTAGGTGAACTGAAACCGTGCGAGCGCTTAGATCGTCTTTGCGAATTAAACGTGGTTGAGCAAGTGTATAACTTAGGTCACTCCACTATTATGCAATCCGCATGGAAACGTGGTCAGAAAATCATGATCCACGGCTGGGTCTACGGTATCAATAATGGTCGCTTACACGACTTACACATTACCTCTGATAGCCGCGAGAAGTTAGAGTTAGGTTATCGTGAGTCTATCTCTAAGCTCACACAGAAAAAATAA
- the hpt gene encoding hypoxanthine phosphoribosyltransferase — MKHTLDVMISEEEITQRISELADSISAHYQDKQGDLVLVGLLKGSFIFMADLCRKITVPHEVDFMTVSSYGNAMTSSRDVKIVKDLDEDIRGKHVLIVEDIIDSGNTLNKVREIFGLREPASVAICTLLDKPSRREVDVPVEWIGYSIEDKFVVGYGIDYAQQYRHLPYIGHVTLLEE; from the coding sequence ATGAAACATACTCTAGATGTAATGATCTCTGAAGAAGAGATTACTCAAAGAATCAGTGAATTAGCAGACAGCATTAGTGCTCATTACCAAGACAAACAAGGTGATTTAGTACTGGTTGGTCTGTTAAAAGGCTCTTTCATTTTCATGGCGGATTTATGCCGTAAAATCACTGTACCTCATGAAGTTGATTTCATGACCGTATCAAGCTACGGCAATGCAATGACATCAAGCCGTGATGTGAAAATCGTGAAAGACTTAGATGAAGATATTCGCGGTAAGCATGTGCTGATCGTGGAAGATATCATTGACTCAGGCAACACGTTAAATAAAGTCCGTGAAATTTTTGGCCTGCGTGAGCCAGCATCTGTGGCAATCTGTACATTGCTTGATAAGCCATCTCGCCGTGAAGTGGATGTACCAGTTGAGTGGATTGGTTATTCAATCGAAGATAAATTCGTTGTCGGTTATGGTATCGACTACGCGCAGCAGTATCGCCACCTGCCGTATATTGGGCATGTTACTTTGCTGGAAGAGTAA
- the cueO gene encoding multicopper oxidase CueO, protein MLRRDFLKLSAIAYAASALPVWSRMAVAAGNYPTLAIPPLVEPDSQGNIQIAIKQGISQFVPGKKTTTWGYNGDLLGPALSLKNGQPVNINITNQLSEETTVHWHGLEISGEQDGGPQAIIAPGASRKVNFTLNQPEATCWFHPHTHGKTGYQVAMGLAGLVLVKDEDSQKHGLPSEWGVDDIPVILQDKRLKDDGQIDYQLDVMSAAVGWFGDMMLTNGAVYPKHVAPKGWIRLRLLNGCNARSLNVSTSDGRKMYVVGSDGGLLAEPIPLTELPILMGERFEVLIDASDGRSFDLVTLPVGQMGMTIAPFDQPLPVLRIETTLSAGAGKLPEQLATIAAIPSLTGLNRRKFHLMMDMRLDMQGMAMLREKYGPQAMGSMGGHGGMMGNMDHSNMNGGNMGNGNMNHGNMNNSNMGHGNMAAGTQNSGGHCGMGTGDLDIHNANTINGQVFSMTHPAFNAPLNQQEVWVISGRGDMMLHPFHVHGTRFRILKENGRPVEPHRQGWKDIVKVEGQVSEVLVEFKHTATPQHPYMAHCHLLEHEDTGMMMGFTVG, encoded by the coding sequence ATGTTACGTCGTGATTTTCTGAAGCTGAGTGCTATCGCTTATGCCGCGAGCGCACTACCAGTTTGGAGCCGCATGGCTGTTGCTGCTGGGAATTATCCCACATTGGCTATTCCACCACTTGTAGAACCGGATTCACAAGGGAATATTCAAATCGCCATCAAGCAAGGTATTTCACAGTTTGTACCGGGTAAAAAAACCACGACGTGGGGATATAACGGCGATTTATTGGGTCCAGCACTTAGCCTGAAAAATGGGCAGCCAGTAAACATTAATATCACCAACCAATTATCCGAAGAGACAACCGTACACTGGCACGGGCTGGAAATCTCCGGCGAGCAAGATGGCGGACCTCAAGCGATTATCGCTCCCGGTGCTAGCCGTAAAGTCAATTTCACCCTCAACCAACCGGAAGCCACCTGCTGGTTCCACCCTCATACCCATGGAAAAACGGGTTACCAAGTGGCGATGGGGTTAGCGGGATTAGTACTTGTTAAAGATGAAGATAGCCAAAAGCATGGCTTACCGAGCGAGTGGGGCGTCGATGATATTCCCGTTATTCTGCAAGATAAACGCTTAAAAGATGATGGACAAATTGATTATCAATTAGACGTCATGAGTGCGGCCGTGGGCTGGTTTGGGGATATGATGCTGACCAACGGAGCGGTTTATCCTAAACATGTTGCGCCGAAAGGTTGGATCCGCCTGCGTTTATTAAACGGTTGTAATGCTCGTAGCTTGAACGTATCGACCAGTGATGGACGTAAAATGTATGTGGTGGGCAGTGATGGTGGATTGTTGGCTGAACCTATCCCATTAACTGAATTACCGATTTTAATGGGCGAGCGCTTTGAAGTATTGATTGATGCCTCAGACGGTCGTTCCTTCGATCTTGTTACTTTACCTGTCGGCCAAATGGGGATGACCATCGCGCCATTTGATCAGCCACTGCCTGTTTTACGCATTGAAACGACTTTGAGTGCAGGTGCTGGAAAATTACCTGAGCAATTAGCAACGATTGCTGCTATTCCTTCACTGACGGGGCTAAATCGCCGTAAATTCCATTTGATGATGGATATGCGCTTGGACATGCAAGGCATGGCGATGCTGCGTGAAAAATATGGTCCGCAGGCGATGGGGAGCATGGGCGGTCATGGCGGTATGATGGGGAATATGGACCATTCCAATATGAATGGTGGCAATATGGGGAATGGAAACATGAACCATGGAAATATGAATAACAGCAATATGGGCCATGGCAATATGGCGGCTGGCACGCAAAACAGTGGCGGTCATTGCGGTATGGGCACGGGTGATCTGGATATTCATAATGCGAACACCATCAATGGGCAGGTTTTCTCAATGACCCATCCTGCGTTTAATGCGCCATTAAATCAGCAAGAGGTTTGGGTGATTTCAGGGCGTGGCGATATGATGCTGCACCCATTCCATGTTCACGGAACGCGTTTTAGGATCCTCAAAGAAAATGGTCGTCCGGTTGAACCGCATCGCCAAGGCTGGAAAGATATTGTGAAAGTGGAAGGCCAAGTGAGTGAAGTATTAGTGGAATTTAAACATACTGCGACGCCACAGCACCCTTATATGGCACATTGTCATCTACTGGAGCATGAAGATACCGGCATGATGATGGGCTTTACTGTAGGTTAA
- a CDS encoding YacC family pilotin-like protein, giving the protein MQKFILMSCLMMLLGLTNTAKALSTNEAEDLADLTAVFIYLKYDCGYSQIPDREIERAIVYFAKSNKWDLGNYNSDKMSKLNKESYDDLKGIPLTQEFKCQSLARDSLGLFAYVK; this is encoded by the coding sequence ATGCAAAAATTTATATTGATGTCATGCTTAATGATGCTTTTGGGGCTAACCAACACCGCTAAAGCACTCTCTACCAATGAAGCTGAAGACCTCGCTGATCTGACCGCCGTATTTATTTATTTAAAATATGATTGCGGCTATTCCCAAATTCCTGACAGAGAAATTGAACGCGCCATTGTTTACTTTGCAAAAAGTAATAAATGGGACTTGGGAAACTATAACTCAGATAAAATGAGCAAGCTGAATAAAGAAAGCTACGATGATTTAAAAGGTATTCCACTGACCCAAGAGTTTAAATGTCAATCCTTGGCGAGAGACTCTTTAGGGCTATTTGCTTACGTAAAATAA